Proteins encoded in a region of the Cytobacillus pseudoceanisediminis genome:
- a CDS encoding LysM peptidoglycan-binding domain-containing protein, translating into MNKEDPYRDQAERLRKKIDRKQEAEYSGQKSALPPRSRVHQEKRKKSKWKVKYPVIRLLALFFILLPITIFSIYQYVSSDKSINAGLNAENEEIGSETVVFATNDEGEGTTIEVREEPESQEPEKPEKAEGVQVKEDAKVQQEKEASQTTDKEDKGSESNSKKQAQQTAPESTDSSKTAGKQEQEELKTEGKVVYHTVKPKETIFRIAMTYYKSQSGIEKIKQANNLPSNEIQTGQVLKIPLEQ; encoded by the coding sequence ATGAATAAAGAAGACCCTTATAGAGATCAAGCTGAAAGACTCCGTAAGAAGATTGACCGAAAACAGGAAGCGGAATATAGCGGGCAAAAATCCGCTTTGCCGCCACGGAGCCGTGTTCACCAGGAAAAAAGGAAAAAGAGTAAATGGAAGGTTAAATACCCAGTTATTCGCCTGCTTGCTTTATTTTTTATCCTTTTGCCCATCACCATTTTCAGTATATATCAATATGTAAGTAGTGATAAAAGCATTAATGCCGGGTTAAATGCAGAAAATGAAGAAATCGGTTCTGAAACGGTCGTTTTTGCCACAAATGATGAAGGGGAAGGGACAACCATAGAAGTAAGAGAAGAGCCGGAATCCCAGGAACCTGAGAAACCTGAAAAAGCTGAGGGCGTTCAAGTAAAAGAAGATGCCAAAGTCCAGCAGGAAAAAGAGGCCTCTCAAACGACTGATAAAGAAGATAAAGGATCTGAATCCAATTCCAAAAAGCAAGCCCAGCAAACAGCACCTGAAAGTACAGACTCTTCCAAAACTGCCGGGAAACAGGAACAGGAAGAATTAAAAACGGAAGGCAAAGTTGTTTACCATACGGTCAAACCAAAGGAAACAATTTTTAGAATTGCCATGACCTATTATAAATCCCAGTCGGGAATTGAAAAAATAAAGCAAGCCAACAATTTGCCGTCGAATGAAATACAAACGGGCCAGGTATTAAAGATTCCGCTTGAGCAATAG
- a CDS encoding YpbF family protein, whose product MESPIRMLDERTDQATRKMLEKVVERKQKFDRFKSWHLLAMWATVFISFLFFLYIYKSVMQPYSYSFASMFSAFVNQSANFYLLVFSVGLYGLMNLLREKREKAEKEYHALRCEIIDKSKDLWKKEDEWKNRHTVFEMMKKNYDINLYHENK is encoded by the coding sequence TTGGAATCGCCAATTAGAATGCTTGACGAACGTACAGATCAGGCTACCAGAAAAATGCTTGAGAAAGTGGTAGAGAGAAAGCAAAAATTTGATCGATTCAAGTCCTGGCATTTACTTGCCATGTGGGCAACTGTTTTTATTTCTTTTTTATTCTTTTTATATATTTATAAAAGTGTTATGCAGCCTTACTCTTACTCGTTTGCTTCCATGTTTTCGGCTTTTGTCAATCAGTCAGCTAATTTCTATTTGCTCGTTTTTTCTGTTGGCCTATATGGGCTTATGAACCTTCTGAGGGAAAAAAGAGAAAAAGCAGAAAAAGAATATCATGCTCTAAGGTGTGAAATAATAGATAAGAGCAAAGACCTTTGGAAAAAAGAAGATGAATGGAAAAACCGCCATACTGTTTTCGAAATGATGAAAAAAAATTATGATATAAATCTTTATCATGAGAATAAATGA
- a CDS encoding spore coat protein CotJB, with the protein MKQLPADYYQLLEQLQAVDFVLVELTLYLDTHNNDSEAIKQFNHYAKERKKLRNAIESKYGPLMQFGHSYSGQPWNWDDAPWPWQV; encoded by the coding sequence ATGAAACAATTGCCGGCAGATTACTATCAGCTTCTTGAACAGCTCCAGGCTGTGGATTTTGTCCTTGTTGAACTGACTCTATACCTTGACACTCATAACAATGATTCTGAAGCCATTAAGCAATTCAATCACTATGCAAAGGAACGAAAAAAACTGAGAAATGCCATTGAGAGCAAGTATGGTCCATTAATGCAATTTGGACACAGCTATTCCGGCCAGCCTTGGAATTGGGATGATGCACCGTGGCCTTGGCAAGTATAA
- a CDS encoding spore coat associated protein CotJA, whose translation MNTLRKTWHPYVSPFDPCTPIKVKTYSTPPNLYMGFQPPGLEQFTPMEALRAGTLWKAFYDPWYSPYEKAREGQ comes from the coding sequence ATGAATACACTCCGTAAAACCTGGCACCCTTATGTAAGCCCATTTGACCCTTGCACTCCTATAAAGGTCAAAACTTATTCCACTCCTCCAAATCTATATATGGGATTTCAGCCGCCAGGGCTTGAACAATTTACGCCAATGGAGGCTTTAAGAGCAGGAACGCTTTGGAAGGCTTTCTATGATCCATGGTACAGTCCCTATGAAAAAGCCAGGGAGGGACAATAG